Proteins co-encoded in one Flavobacterium sp. M31R6 genomic window:
- a CDS encoding 1-acyl-sn-glycerol-3-phosphate acyltransferase — protein MNKFDAIRSFYDSEINEGIIKVIDHPMMKALMNFCFPGVEDEIWKEQLRKTHSIRDFQCNFIYYGVQQVLEKSSEGLTTSGFEKLEKNTAYLFISNHRDIVLDTTLLNSSLFEHGLDMTSSAIGDNLVKKSFLKTLAKLNRNFLVLRGLSPRELLVSSKLLSEYMAQLLLHENRSVWIAQREGRTKDGNDETNPGVLKMIAMGSDEPNIMDYFKKIKIVPVSISYEYDPTDALKMPQLLAEANNEIYKKEKNEDFKTLLSGIIGQKKRIHIHIGDVLDTEIDEIIKNVDTTNKQVQALAQVIDDSILSNYKLWTTNFIAYDILNCSNRFSHLYTENEKLLFERRLEMRIDHEHPVAKQGFLDMYANPVVNKLKYVNEL, from the coding sequence ATGAATAAATTTGATGCGATTCGGTCTTTTTATGATTCCGAAATAAACGAAGGAATAATAAAAGTTATTGATCATCCGATGATGAAAGCTTTAATGAACTTTTGTTTTCCAGGAGTAGAAGATGAAATTTGGAAAGAACAGCTTCGCAAAACTCATTCAATTCGTGATTTTCAATGTAACTTTATTTATTATGGAGTGCAACAGGTGTTGGAGAAAAGCTCGGAGGGCTTAACCACATCTGGTTTTGAAAAGTTAGAAAAGAACACTGCTTATCTTTTTATCTCGAATCATAGAGATATCGTTTTAGACACAACTCTGTTAAACTCTTCTTTGTTTGAACATGGTTTGGATATGACTTCGTCGGCTATTGGTGATAATTTGGTGAAAAAATCTTTTTTAAAAACATTAGCAAAACTAAACAGGAACTTTTTGGTTCTACGTGGATTATCACCAAGAGAATTACTGGTGAGTTCCAAATTGCTGTCTGAATATATGGCTCAGTTGTTGTTACACGAAAATCGTTCGGTTTGGATTGCGCAACGCGAAGGAAGAACCAAAGATGGAAATGACGAAACCAATCCTGGGGTTTTGAAAATGATTGCCATGGGATCTGACGAACCTAATATAATGGATTATTTTAAGAAAATTAAAATTGTTCCGGTTTCAATTTCATACGAATATGATCCAACAGATGCTTTGAAAATGCCACAGTTATTGGCAGAAGCAAATAATGAAATTTACAAGAAAGAGAAAAACGAAGATTTCAAGACTTTGTTGAGTGGAATCATCGGGCAAAAGAAAAGAATTCACATACATATAGGTGATGTTCTGGATACTGAAATCGATGAAATTATCAAAAATGTAGATACTACCAACAAGCAAGTTCAAGCATTGGCTCAAGTAATTGACGATTCCATTTTGAGCAATTACAAATTGTGGACAACCAATTTTATCGCTTACGATATTTTGAACTGCTCGAATCGATTTTCTCATTTATATACCGAAAACGAAAAATTGCTTTTTGAGCGACGTTTGGAGATGAGAATTGATCACGAACATCCAGTTGCCAAACAAGGGTTTTTGGACATGTACGCAAATCCAGTTGTCAATAAATTAAAATATGTTAATGAACTCTAA
- a CDS encoding site-specific integrase, with the protein MLENSFGLTFFLKSPRKKTNVRSIYLRITVDGIPKETSTKYSWNVNRWDQKLERATGSKEDSRVLNEFLNSLELKVKKRKTDLLYSDQTITAQKLIDYVKGKVASKAKVLEEFQNHNNEVKALVPKEYAPGTLERYVTAKSHVSDFIRFKYNVDDLEFRELNYEFIKDYEFYLKTVQGCSNNTSLKYISNFKKIVLRAIAKEIITTDPFKLFKGKKTKTNKKPMTAEELFILEDRDFAIERLEVVRDVFIFQCYTGLAYIDVFQLKLANIKIGIDGGQWIMSARQKTDSETNIPLLPKAVEIMEKYKKHPLCLKRGTVLPVLSNQKMNAYLKEIGDLCGFNFTLNTHKARRTFGSTVTLNNGVPIHVVKEMLGHQSVKQTEEYALTEQVTIGREMQVLKNRLDREKIITRGEGLSVLERMEREIQELKQQFATADSAQSIVHNAEELLDIDLQMVKLRKVFNV; encoded by the coding sequence ATGTTAGAGAACAGTTTTGGATTAACTTTCTTTTTGAAGAGTCCGCGAAAAAAAACTAATGTCAGATCTATTTATTTAAGAATTACAGTTGATGGGATTCCTAAAGAAACATCTACGAAGTACAGTTGGAATGTAAACCGGTGGGATCAGAAATTGGAAAGAGCTACTGGAAGTAAGGAAGATTCTAGAGTATTAAATGAATTTTTGAATTCGCTGGAATTGAAAGTCAAAAAAAGAAAAACAGATTTGCTTTACAGTGACCAAACGATCACTGCGCAGAAACTCATTGATTACGTTAAAGGGAAGGTAGCTTCAAAAGCAAAAGTTTTAGAAGAGTTTCAAAACCATAATAATGAAGTCAAAGCGTTGGTGCCGAAAGAGTATGCTCCAGGCACGCTTGAGCGTTATGTAACAGCCAAATCTCATGTTAGTGATTTTATAAGGTTTAAATATAACGTAGATGATCTTGAATTCAGGGAGCTAAATTATGAATTTATAAAAGATTACGAGTTTTACCTTAAAACAGTACAAGGATGCAGCAATAACACTTCTTTAAAGTATATATCTAACTTTAAGAAAATTGTGCTCAGAGCCATAGCTAAAGAGATTATTACAACTGATCCTTTTAAGCTGTTCAAGGGTAAAAAGACCAAAACGAATAAAAAACCCATGACTGCAGAAGAGCTTTTTATATTGGAGGATCGCGATTTTGCCATAGAGAGACTAGAAGTAGTTAGAGATGTTTTTATTTTCCAATGTTATACGGGATTAGCTTATATAGATGTTTTCCAACTGAAGCTGGCAAATATTAAAATCGGTATTGATGGGGGACAATGGATTATGTCCGCGAGGCAGAAAACGGATTCCGAAACTAATATTCCATTGCTTCCAAAAGCTGTTGAAATTATGGAGAAATACAAAAAACATCCTTTATGCCTGAAACGTGGTACTGTCTTGCCTGTTTTGTCAAATCAGAAGATGAATGCCTACTTGAAGGAAATCGGTGATTTATGCGGTTTCAATTTCACATTGAACACACATAAAGCGAGACGTACTTTTGGAAGTACAGTTACGCTGAACAATGGTGTGCCAATTCATGTAGTTAAAGAAATGCTTGGTCATCAATCTGTTAAGCAGACTGAGGAATACGCATTAACAGAACAAGTGACAATTGGTAGGGAGATGCAAGTATTAAAGAATAGATTGGATAGGGAAAAAATTATTACCCGAGGTGAGGGGCTTTCTGTTCTCGAAAGAATGGAAAGGGAAATTCAAGAATTGAAGCAGCAATTTGCTACTGCTGATAGTGCGCAGAGTATTGTACATAATGCTGAAGAACTTCTGGATATAGATTTACAGATGGTAAAGTTACGTAAGGTTTTTAATGTATGA
- a CDS encoding helix-turn-helix transcriptional regulator — MTLDNWPKYIQKYLFLLKDDFFKLPYLFNSPKIMLESILKLPITNHIPLKQLISFNTALCKAKMYYREIEDGFWILEVDMSVKENIVTKSRYDKNELSEYYLLTFSVFEYKFSFKDSQEILLLSTCWTFSKPETKVSSYFYKGTTGKFFSFAIRKDWVDKNFSSKKFQHRKAIRNFLNAKKGSYTWLDIAPQAHNITKEISIILKNVDDIQSDRARLKKKCINLMADFFDNSFEDNRILDNISLTNLDYHNVAKAEKIILHNLQLPFIGIESIAKEVNTSPTKLKSNFKVVFGFSMLQYHKEKNMLLAMQLIQNSNIHIQDIAVVTGYDSASRFASNFKKRFGKLPSEVRL; from the coding sequence ATGACTTTAGATAATTGGCCAAAATATATTCAGAAGTATCTTTTTCTTCTTAAAGATGATTTTTTTAAACTTCCTTATTTATTTAATTCTCCAAAAATAATGCTGGAGAGTATCTTAAAACTTCCAATAACGAATCATATTCCTTTAAAACAACTTATTTCTTTCAATACTGCTCTTTGTAAAGCAAAGATGTATTATCGTGAAATTGAGGATGGTTTTTGGATTTTGGAAGTGGATATGAGTGTTAAGGAAAATATTGTTACTAAATCTCGTTATGATAAGAATGAATTAAGTGAGTATTACTTGCTTACATTCTCAGTATTTGAGTACAAGTTTTCTTTTAAAGATAGTCAAGAGATATTACTTTTAAGTACTTGTTGGACTTTCAGTAAGCCAGAAACCAAAGTGTCTAGTTATTTTTACAAAGGAACAACTGGTAAATTCTTTAGTTTTGCTATTAGAAAAGATTGGGTTGATAAAAATTTTTCCTCTAAAAAATTCCAACACAGAAAGGCTATCAGGAACTTTTTAAATGCTAAAAAAGGGTCTTATACTTGGTTAGACATTGCACCGCAGGCGCATAATATAACGAAAGAGATTTCGATAATTTTGAAAAATGTGGATGATATACAATCTGATAGAGCGAGATTGAAGAAGAAATGCATAAACTTAATGGCTGATTTTTTTGATAACTCTTTTGAAGACAACCGTATTTTAGATAATATTTCCTTGACTAATTTAGACTATCATAATGTAGCCAAGGCAGAAAAAATTATTTTGCATAATTTGCAACTGCCTTTTATCGGTATCGAATCCATTGCAAAGGAAGTCAATACATCTCCTACAAAATTGAAGTCAAATTTTAAAGTAGTTTTTGGGTTCTCTATGTTGCAATATCATAAAGAGAAAAATATGCTTTTGGCTATGCAATTAATTCAAAATTCAAATATCCATATTCAAGATATTGCAGTTGTTACAGGTTATGATTCTGCTAGTCGATTTGCTTCTAACTTTAAAAAGCGCTTTGGAAAATTGCCTTCTGAGGTTCGTTTATGA
- a CDS encoding DNA-binding protein, with the protein MRGAMMNDNINKDDLRQFGLLLVDQFKQIIKNNQNKDDDDLNPEWIKSRVVKKLMDMSAASLQNLRITGKVRFKKILGSYYYNKSDLMNLFNDKK; encoded by the coding sequence ATGAGAGGTGCGATGATGAACGACAATATAAATAAAGATGATTTAAGGCAATTTGGTCTATTGCTTGTAGACCAATTCAAACAAATTATAAAGAACAACCAGAATAAAGACGATGACGACCTAAATCCAGAATGGATTAAAAGCCGTGTTGTCAAGAAACTAATGGATATGTCTGCAGCATCGTTACAGAATCTCCGGATTACTGGAAAAGTGCGCTTCAAAAAAATTTTAGGATCTTACTATTACAACAAATCAGATTTAATGAATCTGTTCAACGATAAAAAATAA
- a CDS encoding asparaginase: MNSKPKILLIYTGGTIGMRKDFETGALKAFNFSKLLHNIPELKLLDCEIDTFSFENPIDSSNMNPEHWAEIVRTIENNYANFDGFVVLHGSDTMSYSASALSFMLENLSKPIIFTGSQLPIGDLRTDAKENLITAIQIASLQENGKPLIKEVCLYFEYKLYRGNRTTKINAEHFRAFVSPNYPFLVESGVHLKINSELFLPANDGTSLKVHTHLDNNVAIIKMFPGISETVLSAILNIDSLKGIVLETYGAGNAPTEEWFLALLQNAINRGLHIVNVTQCSIGSVSMGHYETSTTMKKLGIISGKDITTEAAITKLMYLLGQNIASSDFKNVFETSLRGEMQ; this comes from the coding sequence ATGAACTCTAAACCTAAAATCCTCTTGATTTATACCGGTGGTACCATTGGTATGAGAAAGGATTTTGAGACAGGAGCTCTTAAGGCTTTCAATTTTAGTAAACTCCTTCATAATATTCCCGAATTAAAATTACTGGATTGCGAGATAGATACTTTTTCGTTTGAAAATCCTATCGATTCGTCCAATATGAATCCTGAGCATTGGGCCGAAATTGTTCGTACAATTGAGAATAATTATGCCAATTTTGATGGTTTTGTGGTATTACATGGTTCGGATACCATGTCGTATTCGGCTTCGGCATTGAGTTTTATGCTCGAAAATCTATCAAAACCTATCATTTTTACGGGCTCTCAACTGCCTATTGGAGATTTGAGAACCGATGCTAAAGAAAATTTAATTACAGCGATTCAAATTGCTTCTTTACAAGAAAATGGCAAACCGCTCATCAAAGAAGTTTGTCTTTATTTTGAATACAAATTATACCGTGGTAATAGAACGACAAAGATAAATGCCGAACATTTTCGTGCTTTTGTTTCTCCTAATTACCCTTTTTTGGTGGAGTCTGGAGTGCATTTGAAAATCAATTCGGAATTGTTTTTACCAGCAAATGATGGAACTTCTTTGAAAGTTCATACACATTTGGACAATAATGTGGCAATTATCAAAATGTTTCCGGGAATAAGTGAAACCGTACTGTCTGCGATTTTAAATATTGACAGTTTGAAAGGAATTGTACTTGAAACCTACGGCGCAGGAAATGCACCTACAGAAGAGTGGTTTTTGGCACTTTTGCAAAATGCAATAAATAGAGGTTTACATATTGTAAATGTTACGCAATGTTCGATAGGCAGTGTGAGTATGGGGCATTATGAAACAAGTACCACTATGAAAAAACTGGGAATTATCTCTGGAAAAGATATTACTACTGAAGCTGCAATTACCAAATTAATGTATTTATTGGGGCAAAATATAGCTTCGTCAGACTTCAAAAATGTATTCGAAACTTCATTAAGGGGAGAAATGCAATAA
- a CDS encoding tetratricopeptide repeat protein: MNEEHFLEFDEYLQGEMSVEERLAFEQQLKDQPDLAMAFETYKELHLHLKNKFGQVDELNDFKKNLKGISKEHFRKSKPKVIALKPWYYAVVASVAVLFGLFFLNQNSNPTFEDYNQPEMAFFTERGEANDNLKLAQDAFNAKRYKAAIPLFETILKADKSAEIQYFYGVALLEENRLPEAEAVFTSLEKGNSIYKNKAIWSLALTKLKQKDYKSCKELLLTIPEDYEGNDQVDALLNDLD, encoded by the coding sequence ATGAACGAAGAACACTTTTTGGAATTTGACGAATATCTTCAAGGCGAAATGTCCGTTGAAGAGAGATTGGCTTTTGAGCAACAGTTAAAAGATCAGCCTGATTTGGCTATGGCTTTTGAAACCTATAAAGAATTGCATCTTCATTTGAAAAATAAGTTTGGTCAAGTTGATGAATTAAACGATTTCAAGAAGAATTTGAAAGGGATTTCTAAGGAACATTTTAGAAAGTCCAAACCTAAGGTGATAGCATTGAAACCATGGTATTATGCGGTGGTAGCATCGGTTGCGGTTTTGTTTGGATTGTTCTTTTTGAATCAGAATTCGAATCCAACGTTTGAAGATTACAATCAGCCTGAAATGGCTTTTTTTACAGAGAGAGGGGAGGCGAATGATAATTTGAAACTAGCTCAGGATGCTTTTAATGCGAAAAGATATAAAGCTGCAATTCCGCTTTTTGAAACTATTTTGAAAGCAGATAAAAGTGCCGAGATTCAGTATTTTTATGGAGTGGCACTACTGGAAGAGAATAGATTGCCAGAAGCCGAAGCGGTTTTTACAAGTTTGGAGAAAGGGAATTCCATTTATAAAAATAAGGCGATTTGGAGTTTGGCTTTGACTAAATTGAAGCAAAAAGATTATAAATCGTGCAAAGAGCTTTTGTTGACGATTCCTGAGGATTATGAAGGAAATGATCAGGTGGATGCGTTGCTGAATGATTTGGATTAA
- a CDS encoding TatD family hydrolase, which yields METKTILTDTHTHLYSEEFDLDRSEMMQRAIDNGVTRFFVPAIDSTCTQSMYDLERDYPNNIFLMMGLHPTYVKDNYLEELQHVETELTKRKFAAIGEIGIDLYWDKTHLVEQQIAFRKQIQLAKQYKLPIVIHCREAFDEIFEILEEEKSPELFGIFHCFSGTYEQALQAISYNMKLGIGGVVTFKNGKIDQFLNKIDLKHIVLETDSPYLAPIPYRGKRNESSYLINVVDKLAQIYSLSANEIAAVTTDNSAKIFGI from the coding sequence TTGGAAACAAAAACAATACTTACAGATACCCACACCCATTTATATTCAGAAGAATTTGATTTGGACAGAAGCGAAATGATGCAACGCGCCATTGATAATGGGGTTACACGCTTTTTTGTTCCTGCGATAGATTCTACTTGTACGCAAAGCATGTATGATTTGGAACGAGATTATCCCAATAATATATTCTTGATGATGGGTTTACATCCTACTTATGTAAAGGATAATTATCTGGAGGAATTGCAGCATGTTGAAACTGAGTTGACTAAAAGAAAGTTCGCCGCTATTGGTGAAATAGGGATTGATTTGTATTGGGATAAAACACATTTGGTCGAGCAACAAATCGCGTTTAGAAAACAAATTCAGTTAGCCAAACAATATAAACTTCCGATAGTGATTCATTGTCGTGAGGCTTTTGATGAAATATTCGAAATTTTGGAAGAGGAGAAATCACCTGAATTGTTTGGAATTTTTCATTGCTTTTCGGGAACTTATGAGCAGGCCTTGCAGGCGATATCGTATAATATGAAATTAGGAATAGGCGGGGTTGTTACATTTAAAAATGGAAAAATAGATCAATTTTTGAATAAAATCGATTTAAAACATATTGTTTTGGAAACAGATTCCCCATATTTGGCTCCAATTCCTTATCGCGGCAAACGCAACGAAAGCAGCTATTTAATAAATGTTGTCGATAAATTGGCCCAAATATATAGCCTTTCGGCAAATGAGATAGCGGCCGTAACAACCGATAATTCTGCAAAAATATTCGGTATTTAA